The DNA sequence CTCTAGAAAACATAAATGTGCACTACGTATTTGAGAATAACACAAATATTGGATGCATTCTATCTGAACAAGATTTAGGATCTCTATATGAACGTCGCAGAGAGGTGACttccaaaaaaaatgaaacaacgtGTTTGATAGACAGTGACAAGCTAGATTTTGGGAAATGTCCAACAGATGAAATAGCTGAGGCAAAGACAAGATCATGGGAATATATAGAAAGAACTAATATAAATATTACCAGAAAAACAGATATGAGCAAATGCACTATCACAGGATGTGAAATCCTATCGTCAGGCAAAATCGTGCTCGCCGATTATAATAACTATAGACTGAAAATCGTTGAtgttgaaagaaagattattgtTGCTGATAAAGAATTAGACACGCGACCCTGGGACGTGACAGTACTGCCAGGGGATCAGATCGCGGTTACACTGCCAATGGATAGCCTTATTGTGACTATCGCCAGTACCCTTGCAGTTGTGGGGAGATTTAGAGTTAAAGGGCAGTGCTATGGTATTTTTTACCATAACGACCGTCTTTACATCGTGTGTCAGAATCCAAAAGCTGTTCTCGTAACTGATTTACAAGGAGATATCAAGTCCATAATTCCTCTGAAAGACAATGAATTATTTTGCAACCCAACATATATTGCGGTGAGCAAGAGCCACCAGCGGATGTATATAAGTGATTGTGATAGCAGTTCCGTGGCAGCTGTTACATTCCAAGGTCTAGTGGCTGCAGTGTACAAGGAGAAAGATTTCCTTGGACCGTTGGGCATTGTGATGCTTGGTGATGGATCTTTATTGATCTGCTGCAAAAGCAACAACACGATTCACCATATCTCCGGAGACTTGACACAAAGCGAGAAAGTAATCAGAATAAGAAATCTGCCACAGTCGATTTGTTACAATGCAGACAGAAATGAGGTGTACATAGGAAGATGGAGAGATGATCTGATGACTATTTTAGGGGTAGAGTGATATGCCCATACCACTGTAAATTGCCATACAAACATGTTTTTCCATGCACTAAATTGTACCATTGCTTTAAGACTAAGAGAAGGAACACGAACAAATCAATCAAACCCGAATTTAAACTATACAACTGTGTCAATGTTGCAACGCTGATTCATATGCCTTGATAAAAGAAACCGAACAAGTGTAAAATGAACGGACATTATTATGAACACTACATAATTATTTAACTCTTATCTTTGTCGTTCTTATTTCTGGTTCTTTTTATTATGGAGTTTATTCATTGTTCTAATGTTTATCATAGTTAAGGGCTGAGGCGTGTGAATTGTACTTACTTTTCATAACCTCACACGAAAAAACTCAACCAAGTATGTTAATTTGTTTGCTTTGTTGCTTCATTTGCTTCTAAAGCATTTTCTTATGTATCCTATATCTCGCCAGTATGTgtattatatgcttccaaaggatctcatTATGTATCCTTTCTTCGTCAATTCTCGATGCTGACAATTGTGTGATAGTCCATgcagattgtttgtttgtttgtttgtttgttttgggcttaaagacatttttcaacagtatttcagtcatgtaacagcgggcagttaacctaaccagtgttcctggattctgtaccagtacaaacctgttctccgcaagtaactgccaacttccccacataaatcagaggtggaggacgaatgatttcagacacaatggcgttcatcaaatcgtcacggagaacagaCGCCCcgcgaactcgcgaccccgcgatccgtagaccaacgctctccctactaagctaagcggacgggcttgcCATGCAGATTGTACACGTGTCATAACATACTTGTACTAAACACATGCAAACCTTACTTTGTCATTTGAACCTTTCCactggtaataataaaaaaattgctAGCAAAACGTATGTGTGAAATAGTTTATGAAACAAATAACATTGtacagtaatcgaacgataatttgatatttgtaaacaaacgcagTCGACCgtattatttaccagtttaggtAAATCACGCATGGACGAGCTGAACGAAGTACTGTATTTGCGCAATACGTTAGGCCGCTAGGTATGATACCTGAGGTCCGGAATTCGATACTGGATtgaagtaaacattttttttacttttttcaccaTAGATACAATGCCGGTTTTTCCACTGGCTTTGAAAATAATACGGTAATACAGCATACACGGGATTCCAACGGCCAAACGCTTAGCGGACgtgctaaaagaaaaaaaataaattatcttgGCGTAGAGCATCATTTAAGGCGAATACTTAAGGAACTGGGGTTCTCTTGGAAACGATCAGGAAGCAATTGATGGAACGGTCTGATATTGTTTTTCTTCGGGCGCAGTATTTACGGAAAATGAAGGCATTCAGGGACCTTGGACGCCCTATCAAATATACAGGCGAAACGTTTGTGCACGCAGCACATATGGCTTTGAAATGCTGGCAGTCGGAAGATGTTGTCCTCGCTGTTCCATTTAATAAGGACGATCGATTCTTCATTGTACATGCCGAATCTGAAGCTGGCTTCGTTAAAGGTGCCGGATTAGTTTTTAAATCGAAATCACGCAGCGGAGATTACCATGATGAAATGAACtcagaaaattttcagaaatGGTTAATGAAACAACTCATACCAAACTgaaaatcaaactgaaataaaacaaaaataaagctgggctatataaaacatttctttagaaaataaTCGAGTGTCGAACTCGTGCTATGTTTCGCACTGCATTTGAAAACCGACAGCTTAGCCACTGAGCTATAACTGACCAGCCTAAATTATCTTTCTTATCACCTgaattttcgcgccatttttattatcgttcgccGACTGTATGACACAGTACGAATCCGGAcattaaaattatatgaaatgcCCGTATGTGGATTTATGTTGTAAAAATTAAACAGAAAGAACTTTAGCTATTAcgtaaattgtttacttttcttcCATACTTAATATTGATTATTTCATTCATCAGATATTTATGCAATTCAACTATTAcgtaaattgtttacttttcttcCATACTTAATATTGATTATTTCATTCATCAGATATTTATGCAATTCTGAATGATAATATTTTaggaattttatttaaattaactttaaacattttgatattttgatggtGCAAGTTAAGCAAAATATAGAACGTTATGCACTGATCACATTATTGAACAAAGCAACACTTTTCTGAAAAGTATCCTTGATGTTTTTCACAGTAGAAAAAAAGGAGTgtaaatattttcagaatgtgttttttttttttttttttttggaagatacATAGTAGTTAAACTAAAGGACTTTGGATATTTCATGGTTGGGGTATTAATCTAGTTTCATAAAATCATGAAAGTTTTGCCAACGATGTTTTACATCTATAACCTTGTCTATTAGATGTCCTAAAAGTACCTGAAATTTTAATGAATACGGACACtgatatcgaaaaaaaaatacagatatttataattatcGTGTTTTAGAACTGAAAACAATTACAGATTGTGTTCTTAAAATTGTTAAGTGTTCATTTTACTCGTCCATCACTTTCAGAATGTATCTGATTCGGTATTTGGATATGGAAGTATCCGGACATATACTTTCGGATAACCAAGTTCGGGATTCCAGCAAGTTCGGGATTCCAGTACATCAGCAGATGACCAACATGTAAGCGGAATGAGAGATGACAACCTTTTTCAAAATGGTTTAATATAGTCAGTTATCCGGTTTTATCTATGGAAAATCAGTCACAATTTCCTCATTTGTTATCATTATCAAACAAATCATTTGTTCTAAGGTATTGGATGTCAAGAACCATTTCTTTTTTCAGTGGCGGTCTATGTGGACAGCAGATTGTTGTTGCCCCAAAAGAAAACtataaaatgataccaaaaagCGATTCACAACAGTTTGCAAACTCTATGACCACGGGCTGAAGAACGTGTTCCGATACCATGACAGCCTCCAACATTATGAAATTGGTAGTTAAGCACATCAGTTGCAATGGAAATGTGCTGCCCGAGTCAAATAACGATACAGCTTTCTGTTTTAAGTGACTCGTTTTGAACTATGCTACCATGGTACAGTGGTCCCAGACATTGGTATTTGAAACTTTTCTTGACTTTTGACGAGAAACTGTTCAAAGCTCAGTGGTGACTTTTTTTATAGTAAAAAGGAAACCATTTGATCAAAGTTAAAGTCATCGTAACTAACTTATAAGGttaatgaaaataatcgctaTTTTTCAATAACAATTGGTACTTCTGgaataaatggaataaaattttaTGCCCATAATTTTAATACTATAATAATAAGAGGTATAGCCTTGAAACTTTGTAAACTGATTAACCATCATTATGTTAGTGAGAAAGCTGGGAAAAATACTTTCTGATGCATTTCGTCAGAAATTTCCCTTACTGTACTTTGAAAATTAGTATTCCTTTGTTTACTTCAGCCTTTCCTTGGTATACGACCGTTAAACCTTCTGCAACAATAACCTAAGGGTAGCGGATGACCACAACTGTTTCTGGGGTCAGAACCACTGTGTCTAAATAGATTAAATGCCAATAATCTGTAGCTGACTTTAAAAGAATGTTTTCTGATCAAAGCATACAAACACATTAGCTTCATATATTATTCACATCTGGTCAGAAGATGATCCACATTACATCGAAGAGTTTTAGGTTAAAAGTAATaagtttgttttatatcatttgatCTGATTTCAGTTTGTGATACTTAGATTTTCTTCAGTTTTCTTAAAGTCAAGTGTAGAACTTAGCATATGTCAATTTCAATCAGTATTTAATGTATACAATGGCACAAAGTAACAAGAAAAaatcggtaaaaccgatggatgttTCCCAAAATATGACTGTTGCATATTAAAAGCAGAAAACCGGAATTCATCGTCTGGGCAAATACTTCGTCTTAGTGGTGAAGCTTACAAGAAGTTTCTTAGAACTCCAGCAAGAAGTTGTTGAGAAAAACGTGCACATGATGTGCGAATCTCCTTTTgggaagcttcctatgaagttttgctgaATATCCATCAagggttgctgaggaatactccggacaaggGTAGCATAAGGATAATCAagggttgctgaggaatactccggacaaggGTAGCATAAGGATAATCAagggttgctgaggaatactccggacaaggGTAGCATAAGGATAATCAagggttgctgaggaatactccggacaaggGTAGCAAAATAAAGGATAATCAAGGgccaataactcagtgaaaatatTTCGACTGGAACATGAAGACAATTTGTGCATCGAAGCATCCTATACATTTTTGATGAATTCCAGACTATGGTTACTAAGAAATACTCATGACAAGGATGGCGTTACAGTTTACCAATATTGAACAATCAAAGGCCAATAACTCAGAAAAATCAGCAGATTAGAATATGGAGacgcttcctatgaagtttcgctggATATCAGCCAATGATTGCTGAGGAATACTtataattgataatatttataatcaaagcTAAAACACTCAGTCAAACGAggacatgaagaaaatatgcgcaCCTCCTTTGGGAGTAAGCTTCCTATGGAGTTTCACCGAATTCCAGCCAAGGGTGCTGAGAAATAATTCGGACAAGAAATGGTGCTACAGTATACTAATATGCTGAATAGTCAAAGGGCAATGGCTCAGTGAAAAATCACCCGACCGTAACAAGAAGACAAAATGCGTATCTCCTCTTAAGAGTAAAGCTTTCTATGAGGTTTAGATGCCAGTGGTTGAGGAGGAATATTCTGAACAAGAAAcggtactatagtatactaatgttgaataatgaTAAAAGGGCAATAAGAAGTTTCGCTGAATTCTAGCCAGTGGTTGCGGAGgcatactctggacaagaaatggtgctATAGTATACGAATGTCGaattatcaaagggcaataactcagtaaaAATCATCCGAGCAGCATAAACATACAAAGTGCATAATGTTAAGATCCTGCCTGACTGGATTGGTCAAGTCTTTATCCAGTGGACAAGCAATTAAAACGcaataaaatataaacacaatAGGTATTGTTCTATGGAGCATCATCATTTCTCAAAGTCACTGGTTAATATCAAAGCCAAATGGTTCCCAAATTTAGCCTGTGGATGGCGTACCTGAAGGATACAGTTTTTAGGAACTTTGgcttaagtgttgttatattttctggtcctttgtgatcatggaaTCCATCCAATATCTTTGTAACAGAATCCCGCTTTAacccggtgctagggggcgtggggtgtattgtactttccattacccctcatgaacagactcagtccaACCGAGTCTGCgtttactttgcttggttgcattctatgcttccaaaggatctggTTATAGATTAATTAAATCAACGTACGAAGTAGAAAAAAAGAGGTGTattaatataataacaataacattcTCTTAGATTATAGAACGTTTTATTGAGACTTCAAATacaattaaaatcaaatttgattattcAAATTCACAGTCATATTTTGCCAAATTTGAATATGGCTTATCAGTGCGACCACCTATAAACAGAATCATTTTAATTgggattttcaaataatgaaaacttgTATTATTTCGCAATGTGTGACAAAAAGACAAAAGTTAATTAACGGTTTGTATTTgattactaaaattaaaatgcatATACTAAGAAAagctatatacatataaatacg is a window from the Mercenaria mercenaria strain notata chromosome 7, MADL_Memer_1, whole genome shotgun sequence genome containing:
- the LOC123554310 gene encoding uncharacterized protein LOC123554310, with amino-acid sequence MAVPGRKISDIRGSMLKGSEEDFDHICEPCSTEGQHIEAFRYCVDCQEYLCKTCVRYHKKTTVLKHHKLIDKENTEETLFSKDTSETCTEICSFHINGIIKFFCPKHGALGCTDCIIMEHRTCKIDYIPDKCVDIDDSDEFRDTMKLLDKKIKDTDVIIKNASAKDEEVDVKHDEVLADIIKFRKEIDARLDLLQKHSETSANKLKTTAKHKFRTVIDTCSLLSADMKELQSSLETSKSNKQNGKIFCALKRAQSKLQSNKIEKVGATLENINVHYVFENNTNIGCILSEQDLGSLYERRREVTSKKNETTCLIDSDKLDFGKCPTDEIAEAKTRSWEYIERTNINITRKTDMSKCTITGCEILSSGKIVLADYNNYRLKIVDVERKIIVADKELDTRPWDVTVLPGDQIAVTLPMDSLIVTIASTLAVVGRFRVKGQCYGIFYHNDRLYIVCQNPKAVLVTDLQGDIKSIIPLKDNELFCNPTYIAVSKSHQRMYISDCDSSSVAAVTFQGLVAAVYKEKDFLGPLGIVMLGDGSLLICCKSNNTIHHISGDLTQSEKVIRIRNLPQSICYNADRNEVYIGRWRDDLMTILGVE